The following nucleotide sequence is from Spirochaetaceae bacterium.
AGGTGCGGCTCTTCCGAGGTTCCCTGACGCGAAAGTGAAGGCCGGTGGACCGTCCCTGGGCGTCGAATTTTGTGGTCTTCCGTGTCGCGGAGTGACCGGGCGGGCTCGACCTCAAGACAGAGTTCGATCGATTCACGGATGCGCTCCATGAGGTCATCGAGCGATATGGCCTGCGTGTGACAGCCGCGCAAAGCGGGCACCGACGCCACGTAGAGCCCGTCCGGGTCGCGC
It contains:
- a CDS encoding type II toxin-antitoxin system HicB family antitoxin yields the protein MSRCFDVVVERDPDGLYVASVPALRGCHTQAISLDDLMERIRESIELCLEVEPARSLRDTEDHKIRRPGTVHRPSLSRQGTSEEPHLEFVGVQRVTVPE